GGAAGCAAATCCAGATTTTAAAAATGATATCGATAGGCTTTTTGAAGAAGCAGTCGAGTTAAAAAAGATATTTTCCACCATTGCAAATAAGGTTTCAGGAGGAAATACTACCCGGTAATTTTATAACTTTGTTTTTTGACATTTTAAAGTTTGGAGCTTGTAATTTGATTATTGGAATTTAATTATTTTGGTTATTGAATTTTATTTGGTTATTTTTGACATTTTAAAGTTTGGAACTTGTAATTTGGTTATTGGTTATTGATTTATATCTATCTCGTACTTCTTTACCCTGTACCACATGCTCCGCTCTGATATGCCGAGGAGCTTTGCTGCCTTTGCCTGCGATCCCTGTGTCTTTTTCAGGGCATCAATAATCATGTTCTTTTCGAGCTCAGAAATCGCATTATCCAGGGATGTATCAGAATAGGCTCCACCTGTAAGCACATATTCACCCTTTAAATGGAGAGGCAGGTCATCACGCGTGATGCGGTTCCCCTCACACATAACAGCAGCCCTTTTTATTACGCTTATCAACTCCCGCACATTCCCGGGCCATCCATAATTCATAAGCACTTCTAATGTATCCTCAGTAAGGGTTGTTACAGAACCTGATTCACTTGCAATACCAAGCAATACATTATCTATAAGCAAAGGAATGTCCTCTTTTCTCTCTCTCAAAGGGGGGATATGGATAGGCATCTGAGACAACCTGAAGTAAAGGTCTTCTCTGAATTTACCTTCTTTTATCTCATTCTCCAGGACACGGTTCGTTGTTGAGATAATCCTTACATCTACGCCGTATATTTTTGTAGAGCCTAAATGTTCTATCTCCTTTTTTTCAACAACCCTCAAAATTTTTGCCTGAAGATAGGGACTCATCTCGCCAATTTCGTCAAGTACGGCCGTTCCAGAGTCAGCAACCTCAATCTTTCCCTTTTTCTGCTGAACTGCACCGGTGAATGCCCCCTTCTCGTACCCAAAAAGCTCGCTTTCAAGCAGGTTGTCAGGGATTGAGGCGCAGTTTACTACGACAAATTCCCCTTTCCTCTTTGACAAATTATGGATGAGTTTTGCAATTTCCTCCTTACCTACACCTGTCTCCCCGGTAATAAGAACTGTTAAATCTGAGTTTGCAATCTTCTCCACATTTCTGAAAATATCCTTCATATTTTCAGTGCTTCCTACAACCCCATGAAATACGAAATCCTTTAGTTCTTTTTCTTTTAACTGCTTTACCTCTTGTTTTAAACTTCTTGTCCTGAGAACCCTTCTCACCATAACCTTTAAATCATCAAGGGGGATTGGTTTTACAAAGAAGTCTGTTGCCCCCTTTTTTATTGCTTCGAGGGCATTCTTTTTTGTCCCATAGGCGGTAATAATGAGGATGGGAATATCTCTCTGCCTTTTTAAATCATCTATCGCAGTAAGTCCATCCATACCAGGTAGACTGATATCCATAATCACAAGGTCTATGCCATTACTTATTTTTTTCGTGGCATCTTCATAAGATGAGAAGGATTCTACAGAATAGCCCTCTCCTTTCAACGCCTCTTCTAAAAAAAACCTTACCCCAGGGTCATCTTCGACGATAATGATCTTTTCACTCATGGCATTGAAACCTTGTAGGGTTCGAGGGGTCCAGGGGTCGAGGATTCCAGTGCGTTAAAGACACTCGAACCCTTGGCCCCTTGAATCCTTGAATCCTGCTTTTTATAATCCACTTGAACCCTGGAACCCTTGAATCCTAGAACCCTGAGTTTTTTGCATCCCTTCACCTCTTCTTTTCCAGAGATTTGATAAGTGCTTTAAGCATTCGCTCAATATCCCCGATGTTCATCTGAATTTTGTTCATATTTTCAGCAGCAATGTAACCCAAATCAATAGACAACAGTATCTGAGTTTCTAATTCACAAATAGAGCCATAAGCAATGTAAAGTGAATGTATATACTCAGGGGTTGTTTTCCTGCCGTAGCCTTCAGCAATATTCGATGGAATTGATACTGCAGCTCTTCGTATTTGTGATGTTAATCCATACCTTTCATCATCTGGAAACAACTTTGTCAATCTATATATTTCAAGACAGAGTTGATAAGACTTCTGCCACACTGTTAATTCCTTATAGTTTTTTAACACCCCTTGACCCCTTGAATCCTTGAACCCTCGAATCCTGTTCTTTTATAATCCACTTGAACCCTCGACCCCTTGAGTGCTCGAACCCTGCTCTTTTGGTAATATAATTTCAAAGGTTGTTCCTTCTTCCCCACTTTCCACCTTTATATCGCCATTATGCAACTTGACGTTTTTCTTACTTATAA
This is a stretch of genomic DNA from Pseudomonadota bacterium. It encodes these proteins:
- a CDS encoding sigma-54 dependent transcriptional regulator; this translates as MSEKIIIVEDDPGVRFFLEEALKGEGYSVESFSSYEDATKKISNGIDLVIMDISLPGMDGLTAIDDLKRQRDIPILIITAYGTKKNALEAIKKGATDFFVKPIPLDDLKVMVRRVLRTRSLKQEVKQLKEKELKDFVFHGVVGSTENMKDIFRNVEKIANSDLTVLITGETGVGKEEIAKLIHNLSKRKGEFVVVNCASIPDNLLESELFGYEKGAFTGAVQQKKGKIEVADSGTAVLDEIGEMSPYLQAKILRVVEKKEIEHLGSTKIYGVDVRIISTTNRVLENEIKEGKFREDLYFRLSQMPIHIPPLRERKEDIPLLIDNVLLGIASESGSVTTLTEDTLEVLMNYGWPGNVRELISVIKRAAVMCEGNRITRDDLPLHLKGEYVLTGGAYSDTSLDNAISELEKNMIIDALKKTQGSQAKAAKLLGISERSMWYRVKKYEIDINQ
- a CDS encoding four helix bundle protein; this encodes MLKNYKELTVWQKSYQLCLEIYRLTKLFPDDERYGLTSQIRRAAVSIPSNIAEGYGRKTTPEYIHSLYIAYGSICELETQILLSIDLGYIAAENMNKIQMNIGDIERMLKALIKSLEKKR